In a single window of the Vespa crabro chromosome 18, iyVesCrab1.2, whole genome shotgun sequence genome:
- the LOC124430508 gene encoding uncharacterized protein LOC124430508 yields MIKIKYLIIAVLISASIVDVAIADPRIEDLSKRILDHSVQDTIINPIENGCKCIRYDCGCCKHIELDTININGSFCGNATYLDQEYGFSITVTYNNIIIINETVSAKNPPPICYAFLHLSKFPKLPILTNEICLRLYDIDVSKVDIHICFEITIKVLLIKEVVIPLGCITTKFKSPKELYKGHPNVLMV; encoded by the exons ATGATTAAGatcaaatatttgattattgcTGTTCTTATATCTGCATCTATTGTAGATGTTGCAATAGCAGATCCTAGAATAGAAGATTTGAGTAAACGAATATTAGATCACTCTGTACAAG atACAATTATTAATCCAATTGAAAATGGTTGTAAATGTATACGATATGATTGTGGATGTTGCAAACATATAGAATTGGATACCATTAATATAAATGGATCGT tctGCGGAAATGCAACTTATTTGGATCAAGAATATGGTTTTTCTATAACTGtgacttataataatattattataatcaatgaaaCAGTATCAG CAAAAAATCCACCACCGATTTGCTACGCTTTTTTACATTTGTCAAAATTTCCAAAATTGCCAATATTGACAAATGAAATTTGTTTACGTCTTTATGACATAGATGTAAGCAAAGTAGATATTCATATATGttttgaaataacaataaaagtattacTAATAAAAGAAGTAGTAATACCACTAGGTTGCATTACTACAAAATTTAAATCGCCAAAGGAACTATATAAAGGACATCCTAATGTCCTAAtggtataa